The segment CCCGTCCGCCGTCTCGGTGCCGACCAGCTCGGCGTGCTGGGCGCCGCGCAGCGCGCCCGCCGCGGTGGCCGGGTCGGTCGCGCCGGAGCTGACCAGGTTGCCGTCCGGGAGCTGGCGCACGTCCAGCTTGACCCACTTGCCCTCGGGGATCTTCGCGCCGCTGTTCTGCAGGTACACCGTGCCGGGCAGCACCACCTCGGTGATCTTCCCGGTGGTGGCGGCGCCGGGCGGGACGTCGATCTCCAGCCGGCCGATCCGCTTCACGTAGTCGTAGCCGCCGCCGCCGCTGAAGACCGCCTTCTTGTCGGCGGACTCGGTGACCAGCTCGGTGGCCGCCCGGGCCGACCCGGTCCGGCCGGTGATGTCGGCCGCCGAGCGGACCGCCGTCAGCGGGTCGCCGGACAGCTGGTCGGCCGAACTCGGCCGCTCCTGGCCACCACCGCTACAGGCCGACAGCACGGTGACGAGCAGGGCCGCGGCCGCGGCCCGGTTGAGCGTCTTCACTTCTTCGACTACCCCCTCGGGCCCCGGACGACCCGGGATGACCCGGCGAGCTGCCACCCCGGATGGGCGGGAGCGCCTGCCAGGCAAACGAGCGGGGGCGCGGAAGGTTACGCCGTTGTTCACCGGACCGACGGGAGGCCGGGCCGCCGGGCCGGGATACGGTGAAGGATGTGGCAGAACAGCGTGCAGGGGCACCCGGCGGAGCCTTAGCGGACGACCACCCGGACGAGCACCGGACGGAGGTGGTCGAGCGCGGTTCGTTCAGCTTCGCGCAGTGCGCCTGCGGCTGGTCCGCCCCGGCCCGCCGCTCCCGCGACAAGTCCCGGCGGGACGCGGCCGGACACCTCGCCGAGAACGCCGGCCCGGTGGCCGAGGCGGGCTGAACGCCCCGCCGCCTGCCCGTTCCGCCCCCCGGCGCTGCCGCGGTCTCAGGCCGCCAGGTCCGACTCGCGGTCCCGCTCCGGCTCGCGCCCCCGGCCCGGCCCGGCCCGGCGGCCCGAGCGGCGGGCGCCCGCACCGGCCGACCGGCGGCCGCCGGCGCCCGCGGCGGGCACCCGGGCCGCCACCAGCGGGCGCAGCGCCGTCCGGGACAGCGCGTGGCACAGCGGCACCAGGACGGCCATCGCGATCGGCGCCAGCAGCAGCACCACCGCGGTGGCCAGCGCGTAGCCGCCCAGCACGTCGGTCGGGTAGTGCACGCCGACGAACAGCCGGCAGAAGCCCTGCAGCAGGGCGAGCGCCCCGGCGGCCAGGCCGAGCCTGCGGTTGACCAGGAACAGCGCGACGGCGATGCCCATCGACATCGCCGAGTGGTCGCTGACGAAGGAGAGCGTGTCCTCCTTGCCGGGCACCAGGACGTCCAGCTCGGGGTGGGTGACGAACGGGCGGGGCCGGTCGACCAGCCGGGAGACCGGCAGGTTGGCCAGTTCGGCGATGGCGACGGCGAGCGGCGCCCACAGCACGCCGGCCACCGCGACCGGGGCGTCCGGGCGGCGGCGGGCGGTCAGCCAGGCGGTCAGGCCGATCGCGGCCAGGCCGAGCAGGATGCCGTACTCGGCCGTCCAGGCGACCAGTGAGTCCAGCCAGCCGGGGGCGTCGGCGGCCAGGCCGTTGACGGCCTTGAGCAGCCCGAGGTCGGGGTCGCCCGAACCGGTTCCGGCGTCGGCGAGCAGCGTCGGCACGCCGCACCTCCCTGTCGGCTCTCCGCGGTGGTCCCAGGTCGTGGTGCTTCCGGGTGCGGACGACCGGCAGCCTCCTGAGTCAACGCGATCAAGGCCGCCGCGGTTTCCCCGGAAACGCACCGTTATGGAAAATTGACTGACCGTCCACCGGGCGTGCACATGCCGCCCGGGGAGGCGGGGGTTCCGGTCAGTCGGCCTTCGGGGCCTGGCTCCGGGTGATGGTGCCGTCGCCCATGTTCCGGGTGGGCAGCGCGGCGGCGCCGTCCGGGGTGACCCGGGTCGCGCCGATGTAGTCCCGCTGGTCGATGGTGTCGTAGCGGACCTTGGCGCCGGTGTGCGGCGCGTCGATCATGTAGCCGCCGCCGACGTAGATCCCGACGTGGTGGATGGTCCGCGGGTCGTCCAGGTCGTTGGCGAAGAACACCAGGTCGCCGGGCCGGAGTTGGTCCCGCGAGGGGTGCGGCCCGGCGTACCACTGGTCGTTGGCCACCCGGGGCAGCTCGATGCCGACGCTCTCGTACGCGACCTTCGTCAGGCCCGAGCAGTCGAACCGCCCGTTCTCCCACTCCTGCCCGGTGCCGCCCCACAGGTAGTCGGTGCCCAGCTTGCTCTGCGCGAACCAGATCGCCCCGGCCGCCTCCTTGGACAGCGCCAGCTGCACGCCCGGGTCGGCCGGCGCGGTGAAGGACTTCGCCAGGGTCTGGATGCTGCGGACGTACCCCTGGGTCTCCTGGTACGGCGGGACGCCCCCGTACCGCGAGACCGCGCCCGGGCCGGCGTTGTAGGCGGCCAGCATGTTCGCCTGCCGGTCGCCCGGGACGTTGGCGACCTGCCGGGCCAGCAGGCAGTCGTAGCTGGCGGCGGAGGCGATCGCGTCGAGCGGGTTCCAGACGTCCCGCTTGCCGTCGCCGTCGCCGTCGACGCTGAAGGCGTCCCAGCTGCCCGGCATGAACTGGGCCATGCCCATCGCCCCGACCTGGCTCCTCGCCTTCGGGTCGAAGCCGCTCTCCTGGTAGAGCTGGGCGGCCAGCAGCGGCCCGGAGATCTCCGGGCAGAGCGCGCCCCACTGCTGGATGTGCGCCCGGTACGCGGCCGGCACCGTCCCGCCGGAGAGCCCGGGCTGCGCGGCGGACTGCCCGGGGACCCCGCTGGCCGCGTACGTCCCGACCGTCACGACGCCCACGAAACCGATCATCAGCACCGCCGAGCCGGCAGCCGCCAACCGAGCCTTCCGCAGCACCATC is part of the Kitasatospora setae KM-6054 genome and harbors:
- a CDS encoding LolA-like protein — protein: MKTLNRAAAAALLVTVLSACSGGGQERPSSADQLSGDPLTAVRSAADITGRTGSARAATELVTESADKKAVFSGGGGYDYVKRIGRLEIDVPPGAATTGKITEVVLPGTVYLQNSGAKIPEGKWVKLDVRQLPDGNLVSSGATDPATAAGALRGAQHAELVGTETADGVELKHYKGVLDLAKAADATGGRGADGLRMAAQTFTAKEVPFEVWLDGQGRLHKVVETFAFAGVAGSTAPKDQVKVVSTLSLSEFGKPVEAAEPAAADIYSMKASPSPK
- a CDS encoding phosphatase PAP2 family protein, whose amino-acid sequence is MPTLLADAGTGSGDPDLGLLKAVNGLAADAPGWLDSLVAWTAEYGILLGLAAIGLTAWLTARRRPDAPVAVAGVLWAPLAVAIAELANLPVSRLVDRPRPFVTHPELDVLVPGKEDTLSFVSDHSAMSMGIAVALFLVNRRLGLAAGALALLQGFCRLFVGVHYPTDVLGGYALATAVVLLLAPIAMAVLVPLCHALSRTALRPLVAARVPAAGAGGRRSAGAGARRSGRRAGPGRGREPERDRESDLAA
- a CDS encoding C40 family peptidase, with the translated sequence MVLRKARLAAAGSAVLMIGFVGVVTVGTYAASGVPGQSAAQPGLSGGTVPAAYRAHIQQWGALCPEISGPLLAAQLYQESGFDPKARSQVGAMGMAQFMPGSWDAFSVDGDGDGKRDVWNPLDAIASAASYDCLLARQVANVPGDRQANMLAAYNAGPGAVSRYGGVPPYQETQGYVRSIQTLAKSFTAPADPGVQLALSKEAAGAIWFAQSKLGTDYLWGGTGQEWENGRFDCSGLTKVAYESVGIELPRVANDQWYAGPHPSRDQLRPGDLVFFANDLDDPRTIHHVGIYVGGGYMIDAPHTGAKVRYDTIDQRDYIGATRVTPDGAAALPTRNMGDGTITRSQAPKAD